In bacterium, the DNA window TATTTCATTACTCGGTCGGAATGACCCCGCGTATATCGGTCTTTTGCATCAATTGCTGCGGCTAACGCGCGAACAGTTAAAAAATAGGCACGTTCAAGTTCATCGCGAAGTTGCTCGTTTTCAATTCCCTGTCTCCTAATTTCCAAACACCGTTTAACTGTATGCTTTAAATCGTCAACATTGCACGGTTTAACCAAATAATCATACGCACCGCGGCGTAACGCCGCAATTGCGGATTCTACACTGGCATAGGCGGTAAGGAGAATCACCAATGTCTTCGGATAATATTGTTTAACATGTTCAATAATATCCAATCCGGATTCGCCATTAAGCCGTAAATCGGTCAGCACCAGCGAATATTGCATTTGATGCAAACATTGCACCGCTTCTTTTACCGTAGCAACCGCCGTTACTTGATATCCAACATTTTCTAAGATGGTTGAAAGACTGCGGCGGATAATTTCCTGGTCATCAACAATGAGAATCGCATCCGGTTGCTGAGTTCGAAATAGTTGATGCTGCTTGTGGTGATTCACAATCTTGAATTCTCCTTTGCATTCGATGGCAAAATGGGTAGATTATCTGCCCCCGATGCGGAATCAGTAAATATTGGGATGTCTAATTTATCCGCTGGTTGCCAGATGGGAATATAAACATGAAATGTAGTACCGGTATGTAATTTCGATTCAACGATGATTTCCCCTTGATGCTCTTGAATAATCTGTTTGCAGACCGTTAACCCGAGTCCGGTTCCGCCTGGTTTCGTGGTATAAAATGGTTCGAATATATGCGGTAATTTATCTTCCGGAATTCCACTGCCAGTGTCTATAACAGAAAGTTGGATTCGGCTCGGTATATTCGGGTCAATTCGTGTCGAGAGTTTCAACTCTCCACCATTCGGCATTGCTTGCAGTGCGTTAAAGCAAAGATTCAATAGCACCTGTTTCAATTGGTCTGGACTTCCCTTAACCGCTGGTAATGATGGCGATAAATCGAGTGTAACCGTATATTTCTTTTCTCGGAGAGGTTTCCCCAGTAATAGGAGAGTCTGCTCAATGAGTTCGTTAATATTTACTTCCTGATAAGGCGCTTTTGTAGGTTTATAGAGGTCGAGGAGTTGCCGAATAATTTTGCCGGTTCGTTCTAGTTCAGCGTTTACGAGTTTCAGATATTCTTTATGCGGATGATCAGCTGCGGTCTCCGATGAAATCAAATAGAGATAATTCTTTATTCCGTCAATACTATTATTGACTTCGTGTGAAACCGATGCCGCAAGCATTCCGATATTAGCTAACGATTCAAATTGTTTTAAATGCTGGACGATTTCATCTGCAGGTAATGTATTGATGTTAAGGATATCTTTTTTTCTAGCGGTAGCGCTCGGTTTATTTGCTGCCGCTGATACCGCAGCATAATTTCGCGCATTTTCAATAGCGATTCCCGCTTCCCGAGCAAACGTTGCAATAGCGGATAATTCTGGTTTCGTCAACGTTTTCACCGTTGAATAATAAAGTACGAGACATACCAGCAGTTCACTTTTACCGAGAATCGGCACAACGACAAATGACCGAAATCCATAATCGAGATAGATTTGCCTATCAAATCCGGTCGCCGCAGTTGCCGTATCTAAAACATCGGAAACGACATGAACTCGAAATCCTTGTACTAACTTTGCAACCGCACTCTGATTGATTGCGCTACCGGTAGCAGAAGGAGTGGCGGTAACCGTTTCGATGAACCCTTCCGGAGTATCGGTTGCGGATAAGAGAGACCCTATCGGTTTCGTTGGTTCGGATGGATTTAGCGCGAACAATAGCGCTGCATCAGCGGCTAGTAACTGCGCTCCTAATACAACCGTTGAATGATATACCCGGGTTGGTTCTAAACTACTAAACAATCCGGAAATATAACTTAACAACGTTGGACTGGAATATGAATTTAATCCATCCGACATACAACGGTACACTAAAAATACTAAAACGAGATTTAAACAACCAAATTTAGATTAATTATTTATATCATAGTTCAACTCTATTTGCAACAAATTAATGCACGTTTTTTTGAACAAATAACCTATTTCGCCTAAAAATGCTATATTATGCTAACTCAAATTAAACCGAAGACATCTATAAATAGTCTATGCAACTATATTTTTGTTTTATTTAAGTGTTCTTTACTGGAGCTCAATTTGCATAATTTATTCTTGACAGCAACTTGCAGTTTACACTACTATAATTTACAATTTTCCTAGCACAATAATGAGGTATTGACATTGAATTTGGCGGGATAGCCAAGCGGCTAAGGCGGAGGTCTGCAAAACCTCTATTCATCGGTTCGAATCCGATTCCCGCCTCCATTTATTTTTTTATTTGTTTATCGTCGGAAATAAATCCGATTGTTAAAGCATTATGGATAAAAAAAAGAAAACGACTACATTATCCCAGCATTTATATCGGCCAGAACCAAACTTTTTAGGGTTACCAAAAGAATATACCCGGTTCGAATCAGCATCGGTTGTTATTCTCCCTATACCGTATGAAGCAACAACTTCGTATCGTAGCGGGACTAAATTTGGACCGCAAGCAATACTCGATGCTTCACGATATGTTGAAACTTATGACGACGAACTGGATTGCGAAGTATATCACGTCGGAATTCATACCTTACCAGAACTAGACTCGAATCTAGATACAGTTGAAAAAAATATTAACCGAATTGAACAAGCAGCTCGTGAACTTATCCAGCAGAACAAATTTTTGGTTAGTCTCGGCGGTGAACATTCGATTACGTTAGGATTAGTTCGCGCATTCAAGCGGAAATATCCGAAGTTAACTGTTGTGCAACTTGATGCGCATGCGGATCTCCGCCCTCAGTTTGAAGGAACGAAATTTAGCCACGCTTGTGTAATGCGACAGATCCGGAATTTAGGAATACCAACCGTCGGGCTTGGAATTCGAAGTTATAGTCAAGAAGAAGCAGTATATATCAAAAAGCAACGGAATCGATGTATTTATTCTGCTCGTGACCTGAAACAGAACCCAGAATTATTTTCAGAGATTATCGCAGCTTTATCCAGTCCGATTTATGTTACGATAGATGTAGATGTATTTGACCCGGCGTATGTCCCTGGCACGGGTACCCCTGAACCTGATGGGTTAGATTGGGAAACCATAACCGGATTTTTACGGCAATTAACGAATTCAGTTGACATCATCGGGTTTGATGTAGTAGAATTATCTCCTATAGGAGGGCAGGTAACTTCAGAATTTTTAGTCGCAAAACTTATCTATAAGTTTATCAGTTATATTTTTGCAAAATAAAACTACCCCAGTAGTTTCTTAAAAAAGAGAAACTACTGAATTTATTTTATAAGTAAGGAGTGGTAATAGGAAATGGCAACTAAAGCTGAAAAAGGGTTGAAATATTCAAAACGAGACCGAAAAAAAATCCCACGGAAAGAACTCCAGATGTTTTATGACCGATTAATTGCTGAACGCGAGCGAATTCTACAAGGACTCAATGCGGGATATGGTGAAATTGCTTCGTCAGAACTTCCTGATTGGGTAGATTTAGCTTCTGCGTCTCACGAACGAGAACTATCTATTATTCTTAATGGAAATAATGAAGAAGCCCTCGACCGAATTGATGAAGCATTACGTTTGATTGAAGAAGGGACTTTTGGAATTTGTCAAGAATGTAAAAAACCAATTAGTAAAGAACGGTTGGCTGTAGTCCCGTTTGCACGATATTGTGTTTCCTGCCAAGAGAAAAAAGAACGCTCCGGATAAATTCTAACCTGAATAAAATTTAGAAGGCAGTAAACCAGAGTCTATATGGTTTACTGCCTTTGTATTTTGGTTATTTGTTATTCTTCAACTTGGGAAAATGTTTGTTCCAGTTGGGTTAAAAGATTCTGGCCTCCAACCTTGATAATCGCTTGCTTAATTTCCGGATGATAAAATAGATCCAGCGCACTCCATTTTCGCATATCCACATAGGTATCCTTGAATCCAAAATGTACTTTTCGGACGACATACATTTTTGCGTTCGTCTGAAGGAAATGATAACTGCCTAGGATGTACACAATAACCGTTGCTGATAGCAAAACAATCAGAGGGGCAATCAACCGCCTCGTTTTATTTCTTCGTGTCCCGGCAGATCTTGCTGGTTTCTTTTTCGCCATAATCGGTTAATTCGGGATAAAAATTATGATAAAATTTATCCTGATTCTGGTTCAGTGTTATTTCTTTCGGTTATAGGATGTTGCGCGCCGCGCAACGAATTTATTTTCATCATCCGGTACCCGGAGAAGGCAGTGAAACTGTACCCCCAGGTGTAACAGGGATAGTATGTTGAGGTAAGCTAGCATCTACCGTAAGTAATCTGCCAGAGTTATCAAGATAGATGGTTCCATCACGCATTGCGGGTATTAAGTTTGGTTCTCGAGCTTCGCCACGGAATGTTTCTATAACTTTCCCATCAACAACTCGGTCATAATATACCGTATGCGGATATAAAAATCCTAGTAAAATCAAGATTAATCCCAATAACGCTACTCTGATTGCTTTTTGATCATACGTCCACATATTTCAATGTTATATATTAGACGAATAATCGCTGATTTTGGTTTATTGCTGATCGCTAATAATAATATAACGCATGTTCTGGTTGTTGTCAAATACTTTTAAGATTTTGTTGTTACCGTATATCAATTGGTGATAAACTATATTGTTTAAGCATAAAAACTTTGAGTAATAACATTTACGCTCTGTATAATTAAATTTACAAAATTATATTTCTTAACATTTAATTGATCAATAGTAAACCAGACCTATGTAATTTTAGTATAAGTATGCATCATAGCTATTGGCTAATTCTTGATATTAAATGGCATAGATATTGCTCATTCTTGTTCCATTTGAATAATACCAATTTTCATTCTCTAACTGTTCATAAAAAACATGATTAAACTAGACGAACAATTAGCTTACCATGCGCAAAATTCTCCCGAACGAACCGCGATTATTTATCATCAGGAGCGAATCACGTTTCGGCAGCTCCAGCGAGAGGTAAATAAATTCGCTAACTGGTTGGTTGCAATGGGAGTTAACAAGGGCGACCCTGTTGCGGTTCTTTGTGGCAAAATTCCGCAGTTGGTAACCGTTTTCCTCGGCACTGTTAAAGTCGGTGGTATTTTTACTCCATTAAATTATAAATTTACCATTCCGGAAATGAAACAAATGCTGCAGATTGCTCCTCCGAAAGTTATTATTGGCAATTATCACTATGTCTATGAATATTTTGCACTGTTAGAACAGTTGGTGCCGAAAAAGCGGATTGTGATTATTGAACCGCCAGAATCAACTCCAGTACAACTTGGTGAATCATGGAACAGGATCATTGCTTCTTTTCCCGATACAAATTTTAAAACTGATGTTTCTACCAAAGATACAATCTATTTAAATTTTACCTCTGGAACTACCGGTTTTCCAAAAGCTGCGGCGACAAACCAGAATAATCTGTATTGGAATACGCTCGCGTCAATTGAAACATTACAATTAACTCCGAACGATATCCATCTGTGTATGTTTCCATCCTATGGTCATCCACACGAGTTATTCTGTCGGGCACTATTTTTAGGTGGAACATTCGTTTTACAGGATTATATCTCCCCGAAATCAATTGCAGAATCAATGAGTCGGCATAAAGTTACGGCTTTAATGGCACCGCCAACGTTTATGGAAATGCTGGTTCCTACTCTAGAAAATAACGAATATGATTTGCGTATGCTTCGGATTATGGAAGCTGGCGGGATGCATACCGTTGATGGATTAGCATATCGTATCGAACATGCTATCCAAAATTCTGATAGTGTTCGCAAGAAAACCTGCTATTTCCTTCCTGTGTGGGGAAGCACTGAAACCTCCGGTATCGCGTTAGCTGTTCGTACTTCCATTGACCGCCCGTCAGGTTCTATGGGTCAACCGTGTAACTACTATGAAGTTAAGGTGGTTGATGAACAGGGGAAAGAATGTCCGCCAGGAGAAATCGGAGAAATGTATATCCGGGGTCCTGCGGTAGTTTCAGGTTATTATAGAAATCCAGAAGAAACAACTCGTGCATTTAGCGACGGTTGGTATCGTACTGGAGATTTAGTTCGGAAAGATTCGGATGGATATTATTATTTTGTTTCCCGTCGTGCAGGGTTAATGAAAGTTGCAGGAATGAAAGTATATCCGCTCGAAATAGACAATGTGTTATCCCAGCATCCGAAAATTAAAGAAGCGGTTTGTGTCTCCGGTCATGATAAAATCCGCGGTGAGGTTCCGTTAGCAATCATAGTCCCGCGTGATGGCGAAACCATCACTCCGGACGAAATTAAACACTTCTGCCGGAACTATTTAGCTGATTATAAAATTCCGCGCCAGTTTGAGTTCTGGCACGAACTACCGAAAACCGCTAGTGGGAAACTCAATTTACAAGCGATAAAAGAGAAAGTCAAATCTACCAGAAAATAAGTGCGAATAATTTCGATTAATCCCCAAAATTGAAACGGTTGAACTGCGAGATCTATCATTATTCAGCATATCGGGTATGTGAGCAATGGAGCGGGAGACGGGATTCGAACCCGCGACACCTAGCTTGGGAAGCTAGTATTCTACCAACTGAACTACTCCCGCGTAACCTCTATCATTGTCTACTCTAGCATTTCAATGCTGGCTATACTTCTACGTAAAGAAAACCTACCTCTTGTTAGCTAACCATAATAATCTTAAGCGACGATAGACCTTTCTGTCAAGATTTTTGATATAATATAGCATCTGATTCCAACGATGGATACGATGTATATTGAATATAATTATATATTCACCTAAAACATGAACGATTCAGTTTTTTTATCTATTATCATTCCGGCATACAATGAATCCGCCAGAATTAGGCAGACCATAGAAAAAATTATTGCTTATCTAGCGACGAAATCCTATTCTTCAGAAGTAATTGTGGTTGATGATGGCAGTTCAGACGGTACCCAATCCGTTATCCATCCTTTTATTCAGGAATACAAAACACTCAAATTCATTCGATATACACCGAATCGCGGGAAAGGTTATGCAGTCAAAACCGGCATGCTCGAAGCGAAAGGAAAATATTGTCTTTTTTCCGATGCGGATTTATCTACACCGATTGAAGAGCTGGATAGATTTCTCCAGATTATGGAATCGGAAAACTGTCATATTGTCATTGGTTCCCGTGGTCTACCTACATCTCAGGTATTGAAACATCAGCCATGGTTTCGTGAACGAATGGGGAAAATTTTCAATTGGTTCGTACAAAAGTTAGTATTCCCAGGAATCAAAGATACACAGTGCGGGTTTAAGTTATTTCGTGCTGAAGTTATTCAACCACTTTTCTCTAGACAAACTATTAACCGATTCAGCTTCGATGTCGAACTATTGTATCTCGCACGAAGGTTAGGATATAAAATCGTTGAAGAACCAGTCCGGTGGGTCAATTCTCCAGCAACTAAAGTTAATCCGATTACCGATGCAACTCGAATGCTGTTCGATTTATTTCGTATCCGATGGAAACATCGGACATTAAAAGCTAATTGATGAATGGGAATAAAGCTATTCCTGTTCGTGGAACCATGATATGTTCTAAACTTATGCCTTTGAAGTTTTATCTGCGTGAACTGGGAGTAATACTATTATTTATTGTTGCCGTATGTTTTTTCTTCCCGCAATTAATTTTGCTCCACCAAATTCCCAATTGCGGTGATGTAAACTTGCAGTTCTATCCGCAATTCAATTTTTTATCCTATTGGTTAAAACAAGGTATATTCCCGCTATGGAATCCTTATTCTTTCTCAGGAACACCGATTTTTGCTGATCCGCAATCCGGCTTCTGTTACCCGATTCATATTATCTTGTTCGGATTGTTCAATCCCGGAGTTGCGTTTGGTCTCGATTTAGCATTCCACTTTCTGCTTGCAGGATGGTTTACCTATTTATATCTGCGGCAACTTGGACTCCTTCGTTCAGCGGCGATTCTCGGCGGATGTTGTTTTATGTTCAGTGGATTTCTCGTTCCCAAAATTCTTATTCCAGCGTTAGTGTTTTCTGCGGTCTATCTTCCATTACTATTATTTGCTATCGAACGATTATTATATAACCTATCCTATGCCAATATTTCGCTCACTATAATTAGCATAAGCTTATTACTACTTAGCGGATACCCACAATATATTGCAATCATATTAACTTTTGCTGCGTTATATATTGCGTGTAGATGTATCCAATTAAGTTGTAAAATTGAAAAAAGGATTGATTCAACGCTATTCGTTCGAACTATTGCGGTTATTCTATTAATCTTTTTCGTTATTATTTCGATGAGTTTAATTATTCTCATTGCTATCGCTCAGATTGAACATTTATCACAACTCACGAATATTATCGTGATAGGGATATTTTTGCTGATCGCTAGCAGTATGCTCATCTGGATACTTTCTCTATCGAAATTTCAACTCGATAAAAAGCTGATTATATCTCGGGTCGGTGGATTATGCTTGGCTCTGGTTATTGCGACTTTACTCTGTGCACTCTATCTTCTCCCGGCGTATGAGTTTTACCAGCATTCAACTCGTGCCGGAATGCCCTTATCCAACCAGGTTCGTGGAATATTCTTCTGGCAGAATCTCCCGATAATTGTTCGTGACCTTTTCGCTGGCGGCGGTATAAATGACTTCGAAATCAGTGGGTTTATTGGCAGCACCGCAGTATTGCTCATCTTATTTTCGTTAGGGTTTAACATTATACACCAACAATATAAAAAATATACCTTGATATTCTGGTTATTCATTCTATTATCCGGTGCCATTGTCTTTCTTGAACCGCATATGGTTACTCTCATGATGCGGGTTCCCGCACTGAACCATTTTTTTGTTTTCCATCGATATCTATTGATTTTCGTTTTCGCATTATCTGCGCTTGCAGGACTAGCACTGCATAATATTACGGAATATTTTGAACGACAAACCCCGGCACAAATTGCGCGCATAAACTATTCATTTTTCATTCCTTTAGTTAGTATTGTGGTTATTCTCGGATTGCTTTTCGGATTGTTAAACCAACTACCGCTCCTTATCCGATTACTGCCTGGATTCGGTATCTTATGCATCTATTGGATTATGAACGGATTCGGTAT includes these proteins:
- a CDS encoding TraR/DksA family transcriptional regulator; this translates as MATKAEKGLKYSKRDRKKIPRKELQMFYDRLIAERERILQGLNAGYGEIASSELPDWVDLASASHERELSIILNGNNEEALDRIDEALRLIEEGTFGICQECKKPISKERLAVVPFARYCVSCQEKKERSG
- the speB gene encoding agmatinase; this translates as MDKKKKTTTLSQHLYRPEPNFLGLPKEYTRFESASVVILPIPYEATTSYRSGTKFGPQAILDASRYVETYDDELDCEVYHVGIHTLPELDSNLDTVEKNINRIEQAARELIQQNKFLVSLGGEHSITLGLVRAFKRKYPKLTVVQLDAHADLRPQFEGTKFSHACVMRQIRNLGIPTVGLGIRSYSQEEAVYIKKQRNRCIYSARDLKQNPELFSEIIAALSSPIYVTIDVDVFDPAYVPGTGTPEPDGLDWETITGFLRQLTNSVDIIGFDVVELSPIGGQVTSEFLVAKLIYKFISYIFAK
- a CDS encoding response regulator is translated as MNHHKQHQLFRTQQPDAILIVDDQEIIRRSLSTILENVGYQVTAVATVKEAVQCLHQMQYSLVLTDLRLNGESGLDIIEHVKQYYPKTLVILLTAYASVESAIAALRRGAYDYLVKPCNVDDLKHTVKRCLEIRRQGIENEQLRDELERAYFLTVRALAAAIDAKDRYTRGHSDRVMKYSTQIAEALEQNVAMTERLIRHFQYAAMIHDIGKIGIPDHILKKEGKYTPEEYSVMKQHPLLGYDMLRDVPYLQEVSLYLKHHHEWYNGKGYPDGLQGDDIPLGAQIIAVADAYDAMTSDRPYRRSYTHHEAIQEITNCSGSQFAPKVVEAFLSRYKYGIPEEAKVFI
- a CDS encoding ATP-binding protein; this translates as MSDGLNSYSSPTLLSYISGLFSSLEPTRVYHSTVVLGAQLLAADAALLFALNPSEPTKPIGSLLSATDTPEGFIETVTATPSATGSAINQSAVAKLVQGFRVHVVSDVLDTATAATGFDRQIYLDYGFRSFVVVPILGKSELLVCLVLYYSTVKTLTKPELSAIATFAREAGIAIENARNYAAVSAAANKPSATARKKDILNINTLPADEIVQHLKQFESLANIGMLAASVSHEVNNSIDGIKNYLYLISSETAADHPHKEYLKLVNAELERTGKIIRQLLDLYKPTKAPYQEVNINELIEQTLLLLGKPLREKKYTVTLDLSPSLPAVKGSPDQLKQVLLNLCFNALQAMPNGGELKLSTRIDPNIPSRIQLSVIDTGSGIPEDKLPHIFEPFYTTKPGGTGLGLTVCKQIIQEHQGEIIVESKLHTGTTFHVYIPIWQPADKLDIPIFTDSASGADNLPILPSNAKENSRL
- a CDS encoding glycosyltransferase family 2 protein, encoding MNDSVFLSIIIPAYNESARIRQTIEKIIAYLATKSYSSEVIVVDDGSSDGTQSVIHPFIQEYKTLKFIRYTPNRGKGYAVKTGMLEAKGKYCLFSDADLSTPIEELDRFLQIMESENCHIVIGSRGLPTSQVLKHQPWFRERMGKIFNWFVQKLVFPGIKDTQCGFKLFRAEVIQPLFSRQTINRFSFDVELLYLARRLGYKIVEEPVRWVNSPATKVNPITDATRMLFDLFRIRWKHRTLKAN
- a CDS encoding acyl--CoA ligase, producing the protein MIKLDEQLAYHAQNSPERTAIIYHQERITFRQLQREVNKFANWLVAMGVNKGDPVAVLCGKIPQLVTVFLGTVKVGGIFTPLNYKFTIPEMKQMLQIAPPKVIIGNYHYVYEYFALLEQLVPKKRIVIIEPPESTPVQLGESWNRIIASFPDTNFKTDVSTKDTIYLNFTSGTTGFPKAAATNQNNLYWNTLASIETLQLTPNDIHLCMFPSYGHPHELFCRALFLGGTFVLQDYISPKSIAESMSRHKVTALMAPPTFMEMLVPTLENNEYDLRMLRIMEAGGMHTVDGLAYRIEHAIQNSDSVRKKTCYFLPVWGSTETSGIALAVRTSIDRPSGSMGQPCNYYEVKVVDEQGKECPPGEIGEMYIRGPAVVSGYYRNPEETTRAFSDGWYRTGDLVRKDSDGYYYFVSRRAGLMKVAGMKVYPLEIDNVLSQHPKIKEAVCVSGHDKIRGEVPLAIIVPRDGETITPDEIKHFCRNYLADYKIPRQFEFWHELPKTASGKLNLQAIKEKVKSTRK